One segment of Triticum aestivum cultivar Chinese Spring chromosome 2A, IWGSC CS RefSeq v2.1, whole genome shotgun sequence DNA contains the following:
- the LOC123184261 gene encoding tyrosine N-monooxygenase-like produces the protein MSFGTLLIVATLLVYFLRKSKRVVLSRWQPARRGLLPPGPATLPIIGNMHQMVWNKPAVFRWIHRLLKEMDTDIMCLRFGATHVIIVTCPEIACEVLRKKDEVFASRPTTFASGTFSLGYKGSVLSPHGEQWRKMRRVLTLEILTSSMEQKLHHLRKDEYDHLVRYINNTTCCVMMPHAKNIVNVRHVAQHFCCNLIRRLVFGKRYFSNLPTSSTNGPGHEEEAHVGALFTALNHVYSFCVSDYIPALLGLDLDGHEEVSMDVMRTINRLHDPIIRERIRERSSTLEKGGENKEARDFLDVVIHLKDAEGQPLLSLQEIRAQTVEMVLAAVDNPSNAVEWALAEMINRPEIMQKATDELDAVVGKDRLVQESDIPRLNYLKSCIREAFRIHPYHALNLPHVAMVDTTIAGYTIPKDSHILLSRLGLGRNPKIWSEPLEFRPERHLNTMNVLLTEPGLRFISFSSGRRGCPGISLGTSITMMLFARMLQAFTWKKPVSVKNISLQEGNASLALLEPLVLQAQPRLAAYLYR, from the exons ATGAGTTTTGGTACGCTGCTTATCGTGGCTACTTTGCTGGTGTATTTTCTCAGAAAAAGCAAAAGAGTGGTATTGTCCCGGTGGCAACCGGCACGACGAGGTCTGCTGCCGCCGGGGCCTGCCACACTGCCCATCATCGGGAACATGCACCAGATGGTTTGGAACAAGCCGGCAGTGTTCCGGTGGATCCATCGCCTTCTCAAGGAGATGGACACAGACATCATGTGCCTCCGTTTCGGAGCTACTCATGTCATTATTGTGACATGCCCGGAGATAGCCTGTGAGGTACTACGGAAGAAGGATGAAGTTTTCGCTTCTCGTCCCACCACATTCGCCTCAGGTACATTCAGCTTGGGGTACAAGGGCTCCGTCTTGTCACCGCATGGAGAGCAGTGGAGAAAGATGAGGCGCGTCCTCACCTTGGAGATCCTCACCTCGTCCATGGAGCAGAAGCTCCACCACCTACGGAAAGACGAGTACGACCACCTTGTAAGGTATATTAACAACACCACTTGTTGTGTCATGATGCCACATGCAAAAAACATTGTTAACGTGCGGCATGTGGCACAACATTTCTGTTGTAACCTGATAAGAAGGCTTGTGTTTGGTAAGAGATACTTTAGCAACCTGCCGACTTCGTCGACTAATGGGCCTGGACATGAGGAGGAGGCACATGTTGGCGCTCTTTTCACGGCCCTCAACCATGTGTACAGCTTCTGCGTGTCTGACTACATCCCAGCCCTGTTAGGCCTGGACTTGGATGGCCATGAGGAGGTTTCCATGGATGTCATGAGAACAATTAACCGGTTGCATGACCCTATCATACGGGAGCGGATCCGTGAAAGATCATCCACTCTTGAGAAAGGTGGTGAAAATAAAGAGGCGAGAGACTTTCTGGACGTTGTAATTCATCTTAAAGATGCAGAGGGACAACCGTTGCTATCCCTACAAGAAATAAGAGCCCAAACAGTG GAAATGGTGCTTGCAGCAGTTGATAACCCATCAAATGCGGTTGAGTGGGCGCTCGCCGAGATGATAAACAGGCCAGAGATCATGCAAAAAGCAACCGATGAACTCGACGCTGTCGTTGGTAAAGATAGACTAGTCCAGGAGTCTGACATTCCTCGGCTAAATTATCTCAAATCGTGTATCCGGGAGGCCTTCCGTATACACCCATACCATGCTCTTAATTTACCCCATGTTGCAATGGTGGACACCACTATCGCCGGCTACACCATCCCAAAGGATAGCCACATCCTCTTAAGCCGGCTTGGACTTGGCCGAAACCCCAAGATCTGGAGCGAACCACTTGAGTTTCGTCCTGAGAGGCATTTGAATACCATGAATGTTCTACTCACTGAGCCGGGCCTACGTTTCATTTCTTTTAGCAGTGGGAGAAGGGGTTGTCCTGGCATTTCACTTGGCACCTCGATCACAATGATGTTATTTGCAAGGATGCTGCAGGCCTTCACTTGGAAAAAACCGGTAAGCGTTAAAAATATCAGTCTACAGGAAGGCAATGCAAGCCTTGCCCTACTTGAACCCCTTGTTTTGCAAGCTCAACCGCGCTTGGCCGCGTATCTCTATAGATGA